A window of Hevea brasiliensis isolate MT/VB/25A 57/8 chromosome 14, ASM3005281v1, whole genome shotgun sequence contains these coding sequences:
- the LOC110645234 gene encoding caffeoyl-CoA O-methyltransferase-like isoform X1 encodes MAMFPANGILQSEALKKYIYETSGYPREHKELKNLREATAKKYGDKILMSVPVDEGQFLSLLVKIMNAKKTLEIGVFTGYSLLSTAIALPDDGQVTAIDMDQEAYEVGLPFIRQAGVEHKINFIKSDANSVLRDMLNNQKDKQIAEFDLAFVDADKSSYKRYHEQLLKLVKVGGIIAYDNTLWYGFVAQKEDALPENLRDVTKAIKELNHYLASDPRVDISQVSIGDGVTLCRRLY; translated from the exons ATGGCTATGTTTCCTGCTAATGGAATTCTCCAGAGCGAAGCTCTAAAGAAG TACATTTATGAAACTAGTGGATATCCAAGAGAACACAAGGAACTCAAGAATTTACGAGAAGCTACAGCAAAGAAATATGGCGACAA GATTTTGATGTCTGTTCCAGTTGATGAAGGGCAATTCTTATCATTGCTTGTGAAGATTATGAACGCCAAGAAAACATTAGAGATTGGTGTTTTTACAGGCTATTCTCTCCTTTCCACTGCAATTGCCTTGCCTGATGATGGCCAG GTAACAGCGATAGACATGGATCAAGAAGCTTATGAAGTTGGATTACCATTCATTCGACAGGCAGGAGTAGAACACAAaatcaacttcatcaaatcagATGCTAATTCAGTGTTGAGAGACATGTTGAACAAT CAGAAGGACAAGCAAATAGCAGAATTTGACTTGGCATTTGTGGATGCTGACAAATCCAGCTACAAGCGATACCATGAACAATTGCTGAAACTAGTTAAGGTTGGAGGCATAATAGCTTACGATAACACCTTATGGTATGGCTTTGTTGCTCAAAAAGAAGATGCATTGCCAGAGAATCTAAGAGATGTAACAAAGGCCATTAAAGAACTCAACCATTATCTAGCTAGTGATCCTCGGGTGGATATCTCACAGGTTTCCATTGGTGATGGTGTTACCTTATGCAGGCGGCTCTATTGA
- the LOC110645234 gene encoding caffeoyl-CoA O-methyltransferase-like isoform X2, with the protein MAMFPANGILQSEALKKYIYETSGYPREHKELKNLREATAKKYGDKILMSVPVDEGQFLSLLVKIMNAKKTLEIGVFTGYSLLSTAIALPDDGQVTAIDMDQEAYEVGLPFIRQAGVEHKINFIKSDANSVLRDMLNNKDKQIAEFDLAFVDADKSSYKRYHEQLLKLVKVGGIIAYDNTLWYGFVAQKEDALPENLRDVTKAIKELNHYLASDPRVDISQVSIGDGVTLCRRLY; encoded by the exons ATGGCTATGTTTCCTGCTAATGGAATTCTCCAGAGCGAAGCTCTAAAGAAG TACATTTATGAAACTAGTGGATATCCAAGAGAACACAAGGAACTCAAGAATTTACGAGAAGCTACAGCAAAGAAATATGGCGACAA GATTTTGATGTCTGTTCCAGTTGATGAAGGGCAATTCTTATCATTGCTTGTGAAGATTATGAACGCCAAGAAAACATTAGAGATTGGTGTTTTTACAGGCTATTCTCTCCTTTCCACTGCAATTGCCTTGCCTGATGATGGCCAG GTAACAGCGATAGACATGGATCAAGAAGCTTATGAAGTTGGATTACCATTCATTCGACAGGCAGGAGTAGAACACAAaatcaacttcatcaaatcagATGCTAATTCAGTGTTGAGAGACATGTTGAACAAT AAGGACAAGCAAATAGCAGAATTTGACTTGGCATTTGTGGATGCTGACAAATCCAGCTACAAGCGATACCATGAACAATTGCTGAAACTAGTTAAGGTTGGAGGCATAATAGCTTACGATAACACCTTATGGTATGGCTTTGTTGCTCAAAAAGAAGATGCATTGCCAGAGAATCTAAGAGATGTAACAAAGGCCATTAAAGAACTCAACCATTATCTAGCTAGTGATCCTCGGGTGGATATCTCACAGGTTTCCATTGGTGATGGTGTTACCTTATGCAGGCGGCTCTATTGA